The Nitrospirae bacterium CG2_30_53_67 nucleotide sequence CCGGATGAGGTGATCACAGAATAATATGGGGAAACCTTCCTGTTTCTTTTGAAACTTCTAACGGGGCTATAGATGGTTGACAATTCGAAATGCTGCTGTTAGGCTTTGGCATGTTCATGTTGCGGATGGCGAGGGGCCGGACCCGAAAGGTATTTACGAAGTGTGGTGTGAATGGATAAGGGAGAGCGTTTTAACAGCATCAGCCACCTCATTGGCGCAGCGGCCGCGCTTGCCGGCCTGGTGATCCTGGTTGTACTGGCTTCTCGTCAGGGTGATGTGTGGAAGATCGTAAGCTTCAGCATATACGGAACCGCCCTCTTTTTGCTGTATGCGTTTTCAGCGCTTTACCACAGTCTGAGCGGGAAGGCAAAAAAGGTCTTTCGCACACTTGATCACCACGCGATCTATCTCCTGATTGCCGGCACCTATACCCCGTTCACCCTGGTTACCCTTCGCGGCGCCTGGGGCTGGTCAATATTCGGTGTGATCTGGGCACTGGCAATCCTGGGGATCGTGCTGGATTCGCTTCCCCAAAAGGGGCGCCGAGTCCTGCCGGTGGTCATTTATCTTCTCATGGGCTGGCTCGTCCTGATGGCGATCGGGCCCCTGTTGCGGGCTTTGCCTCCATGGGGATTCGTCTGGCTGCTGTCGGGAGGGGTCTTCTATACGGCGGGTGTGGTTTTTTATGCACTGGACAAGAGGGTGCGTCATTTCCATGGGATCTGGCATCTGTTTGTGCTGGCGGGGAGCCTCAGCCATTTTTTTGCCGTGCTTTTTTGCATCGTTTGAACAGGGATAGACAGAGCGAACATGAAGGAGGGAGCATCATGAAGAGATCGAAAGAATTCGTCCCATGATCTTCAATCCTGAAGTCCGAAGCTATCACGGTATTGGCGGATTTATCGGGAAGGCATTTGAGATCGGGAAGAGACA carries:
- a CDS encoding hemolysin III — translated: MDKGERFNSISHLIGAAAALAGLVILVVLASRQGDVWKIVSFSIYGTALFLLYAFSALYHSLSGKAKKVFRTLDHHAIYLLIAGTYTPFTLVTLRGAWGWSIFGVIWALAILGIVLDSLPQKGRRVLPVVIYLLMGWLVLMAIGPLLRALPPWGFVWLLSGGVFYTAGVVFYALDKRVRHFHGIWHLFVLAGSLSHFFAVLFCIV